One Nitrospina watsonii DNA segment encodes these proteins:
- the lolA gene encoding outer membrane lipoprotein chaperone LolA → MKTMLKLFTGCGLALLICGHAQAETKQDVIDAIQKKYDATQSFRAGFTQKSYLKVMDQTQEAQGEVVIKKPGKMKWTYKAPDPQVLISDNKVLWLYLPEESQVTRMEVDSIYSSNTPALFLSGEGRLTESFRVGEVTRKDGKLIVELIPKTEEQGLDRLVLFADPNNFQIIGSNVYDKLGNRTEMMFHEIVNNPGISDSQFEFTVPPGVELIDLAAQP, encoded by the coding sequence ATGAAAACCATGCTTAAACTATTCACAGGCTGCGGTCTCGCCCTCCTGATTTGCGGCCACGCCCAGGCCGAAACCAAGCAGGACGTCATCGACGCCATCCAGAAAAAATACGACGCCACCCAGTCCTTCCGGGCCGGGTTCACGCAGAAATCCTACTTGAAGGTCATGGACCAGACGCAGGAAGCCCAGGGCGAGGTGGTCATCAAAAAGCCGGGAAAGATGAAGTGGACCTACAAGGCGCCGGACCCGCAGGTGCTCATCAGCGACAACAAGGTGCTGTGGCTGTACCTGCCGGAAGAGTCGCAGGTGACGCGCATGGAGGTGGACAGCATTTACTCGTCCAACACCCCCGCCCTGTTTTTATCGGGAGAAGGCAGGCTCACCGAGTCGTTTCGCGTCGGTGAAGTCACCCGAAAAGACGGCAAACTGATTGTGGAACTGATCCCTAAAACCGAAGAGCAGGGCCTCGACCGGCTGGTGCTGTTTGCCGACCCAAATAATTTTCAAATCATCGGGTCGAATGTGTATGATAAATTAGGGAATCGTACAGAAATGATGTTCCACGAAATTGTCAACAACCCCGGCATTTCCGATTCGCAATTTGAGTTCACCGTTCCTCCGGGCGTGGAACTGATCGACCTTGCCGCACAACCCTAG
- the purN gene encoding phosphoribosylglycinamide formyltransferase: MTSNAFKLGVLASGRGTNLQSIIDHTESGSLAARIAVILSDREDAGALERGRRHGIESRFVDPKAFPDKRAYNAELVSILQSRAVDLVCLAGYMRIVREPFFEAFPNRIVNIHPSLLPAFPGLDVQQKAIDYGVKFSGCTVHYVNEDVDSGPIILQAVVPVEDTDDAETLAARILEQEHIIYPRAIQWIVDKKIRIDHRRVVRAES, translated from the coding sequence ATGACCTCGAACGCATTCAAACTGGGAGTCCTCGCTTCCGGGCGCGGCACCAACCTGCAATCCATCATTGATCATACCGAGAGCGGCAGCCTGGCCGCACGCATCGCCGTGATCCTGAGCGATCGCGAAGACGCCGGGGCGCTGGAACGCGGCCGCAGGCACGGCATCGAAAGCCGGTTCGTCGATCCCAAAGCCTTTCCCGACAAACGCGCCTACAACGCGGAGCTGGTGTCGATCCTGCAAAGCCGGGCGGTCGATCTGGTGTGCCTCGCCGGGTACATGCGCATTGTGCGCGAACCGTTTTTCGAGGCGTTCCCGAACCGCATCGTCAATATCCATCCGTCCCTGCTGCCCGCCTTTCCCGGACTCGACGTGCAGCAGAAAGCCATCGACTACGGCGTCAAGTTTTCCGGATGCACGGTGCATTACGTGAACGAGGACGTGGACAGCGGCCCCATCATCCTGCAGGCGGTGGTGCCGGTGGAAGACACCGACGACGCCGAAACCCTGGCGGCGCGCATCCTGGAACAGGAACACATCATTTATCCGCGAGCCATTCAATGGATCGTGGACAAGAAAATCCGCATCGACCACCGTCGCGTCGTCCGCGCGGAGTCCTGA